The following coding sequences lie in one Pontibacter sp. G13 genomic window:
- a CDS encoding T9SS type A sorting domain-containing protein, giving the protein MKRLIYASMLLGSIGLMIWSTQHFHRSRHAFKPSGAARSLDYWYQHRAYPFEEIPAGAISRAWNQKRAMTGASKMAASVPAGWEELGPKNFGGRTLALAFNPQNSQTLYAGSAGGGLWKSETAGVGAQAWEPVPTGYPVIAVSAIAIHPTDSNTMYIGTGEIYNHRHTSSNGMHWRTRGTYGIGILKTTDGGQTWAPSLDWMMEEMRGINVLKFHPKDPTILFAGTSHGVYQTTNSGLTWTQISTVPLVTDLVIHPMNSDSMLFAAGNLQHPQSGLYKSVDGGQNWSQNSTFPTFIGKTMLAMSPSNPDIVYAGVGYAQNSAEELYASTNFGTMWAPRGGFSYTYGWFAHDLSVNPIDPFDVIVAGTNVLKYSTMTNSLTQKSYWYNWSFDATPVGGPEGPADYVHADIHDIQRSPDNHNVVYFATDGGVFVSYDNGETFTGANGGYQTTQFYPGTSNSQQDSLFFIGGLQDNATAIYEGDVAWRRQIGGDGAFNWVDPNDDNRVYGSVYWLRIALSTNKAQSFNWLSVGFPGRTSLHAAFIAPFVVCPTDPSIVYGGADTIHKSTNFGTSSFPVSGGQVDQGRKPVAMAISHQDCDKVYISTTPLQEGYMGDITIDGSANVLKTTNGGVTWTSIQAGLPDRVTLDFAVSETDDQYLVAALGGFGTSHIFESSNGGQTWSDISTGLPDVPFNAVLLDPMHSGHVYAGCDLGLFFSDNGGQSWQDLTIGFEEPLFVMDLSYSEANRKVRVATHGRGVFQYPMQQEVVSVGPPLQVVNRMTLFPNPGGDQLHIELTGISAPTYQIEVLDMQGRSVYQSPHPRPSLEREQLNIPASQWADGRYIVRLLADEVQLSEVWTKH; this is encoded by the coding sequence ATGAAAAGACTGATCTACGCTTCGATGCTTTTGGGCAGCATCGGTCTCATGATTTGGTCCACCCAACACTTCCACCGGAGCCGCCATGCCTTCAAACCGTCGGGGGCAGCCAGATCGCTCGACTACTGGTACCAACATCGGGCATATCCCTTTGAGGAAATCCCCGCCGGTGCCATCTCACGAGCTTGGAACCAGAAACGCGCCATGACGGGAGCATCCAAAATGGCCGCATCAGTGCCCGCAGGCTGGGAAGAGCTCGGCCCCAAAAACTTCGGAGGGCGGACGCTTGCCTTGGCATTCAATCCCCAGAATTCGCAGACCCTTTACGCAGGCAGTGCCGGCGGAGGACTCTGGAAAAGTGAGACCGCAGGAGTCGGCGCACAAGCATGGGAACCCGTTCCGACTGGTTATCCAGTAATCGCGGTCTCTGCCATCGCCATTCATCCGACCGATAGCAACACCATGTACATCGGAACCGGGGAGATCTACAACCATCGGCATACCAGTTCCAATGGGATGCACTGGCGAACGCGTGGCACGTATGGAATCGGTATCCTGAAAACCACGGATGGAGGCCAGACCTGGGCCCCGTCGCTCGACTGGATGATGGAGGAAATGCGCGGGATCAATGTCCTGAAGTTCCACCCGAAAGATCCAACCATCCTTTTCGCAGGGACAAGTCATGGAGTTTACCAGACCACCAATAGCGGTTTGACTTGGACACAGATTTCGACCGTACCTCTTGTGACCGATCTCGTGATCCACCCCATGAATAGCGACAGCATGCTATTCGCAGCGGGCAACTTGCAACATCCACAAAGCGGGCTTTACAAATCGGTAGACGGCGGACAGAATTGGTCGCAGAATTCCACCTTCCCGACCTTCATCGGCAAGACCATGCTGGCGATGTCGCCCTCCAATCCTGACATCGTGTACGCCGGAGTCGGCTACGCACAGAACAGCGCGGAGGAATTGTACGCCTCCACGAATTTTGGAACCATGTGGGCTCCCAGAGGCGGATTCTCCTACACCTATGGCTGGTTTGCCCATGATTTGAGTGTGAATCCCATCGACCCATTTGATGTCATCGTGGCTGGTACCAATGTGCTCAAGTACTCCACCATGACCAATTCCCTCACCCAAAAATCCTATTGGTACAATTGGTCATTCGATGCCACTCCCGTGGGCGGACCAGAAGGTCCTGCCGATTATGTACATGCAGATATCCACGATATTCAGCGTAGTCCAGACAACCACAATGTGGTGTATTTCGCGACAGATGGCGGCGTATTCGTCAGTTATGACAATGGCGAAACCTTCACCGGAGCCAACGGTGGGTACCAGACCACTCAGTTTTATCCCGGCACCTCCAATTCTCAGCAGGATTCCCTCTTCTTCATCGGCGGCTTGCAGGACAATGCCACAGCCATCTACGAAGGAGATGTGGCTTGGCGACGGCAGATTGGCGGAGATGGAGCTTTCAACTGGGTGGACCCCAATGATGACAACCGTGTGTACGGCAGCGTTTACTGGTTGCGGATTGCGCTATCCACCAACAAAGCCCAGTCGTTCAACTGGTTATCAGTGGGTTTCCCGGGTCGCACATCCTTGCATGCGGCTTTCATCGCGCCATTTGTTGTGTGTCCCACCGACCCATCCATCGTGTATGGCGGGGCCGATACCATCCACAAATCCACCAACTTCGGGACTTCTAGCTTCCCGGTATCAGGTGGACAGGTCGATCAGGGGCGGAAGCCCGTGGCCATGGCCATTTCTCATCAGGATTGCGACAAGGTGTACATTTCCACCACGCCTTTGCAAGAAGGATACATGGGCGACATCACCATCGACGGATCTGCCAATGTCCTCAAAACCACCAATGGCGGAGTCACTTGGACCTCCATTCAAGCGGGGCTTCCAGATCGTGTGACCTTGGATTTCGCGGTTTCGGAGACGGATGACCAGTATCTCGTGGCGGCATTGGGCGGATTTGGGACTTCGCATATCTTCGAATCTTCCAATGGCGGCCAGACATGGAGTGACATTTCCACCGGCTTGCCTGATGTCCCTTTCAATGCCGTATTGCTCGACCCCATGCATTCCGGGCATGTGTATGCCGGATGCGATCTCGGCCTATTCTTCTCCGACAACGGCGGGCAATCGTGGCAGGATCTGACGATTGGATTTGAGGAACCCTTGTTTGTGATGGATCTCAGCTATTCCGAGGCCAACCGCAAGGTACGGGTCGCCACGCATGGTCGGGGCGTTTTCCAATATCCCATGCAGCAGGAAGTGGTATCGGTCGGCCCCCCATTGCAGGTCGTCAACCGCATGACGCTCTTCCCGAATCCGGGGGGCGATCAACTTCATATCGAACTGACGGGGATTTCAGCGCCGACTTATCAGATCGAAGTGCTGGACATGCAAGGTCGGAGTGTCTATCAATCTCCACACCCAAGGCCCAGCTTAGAGCGCGAGCAACTGAACATCCCTGCCAGTCAATGGGCCGATGGGCGATATATCGTCCGACTCCTGGCAGATGAGGTGCAGCTAAGCGAAGTCTGGACGAAGCATTAG
- a CDS encoding PKD domain-containing protein produces MATQLMAQNTRPSQSAESLDLREVQASPLSVPPAGQAKVRGGRRKCGSLQADQDLRAKHPDGCDQPEDFENWMQEGLNLRKRARQRGSEEVYTIPVVVHVIYSNYRENIPDEQVFSQIEVLNQDYRRKNPDQTNTPRQFRNVAADTKIEFCLASVDPNGNPTNGIHRVSMPGAPFTERNFQSRVQPNTIWNPDQYMNIWVCNLADNVVGFAQFPASNRVEGLAEFRKTRESDGVVIHYQAFGTVGAVQYPFNKGRTATHEVGHWLGLRHIWGDNGCLADDYCNDTPPTAEANYECGSLPTVCESFTAPMIQNYMDYTPDQCMNLFTLEQKARMRMVLETSPRRQSLLRSGRCNEAVLPPTPKFTADLTSGCGPLKVQFKDLSEGSQLSYEWFFTGGKPERSTDRNPKVTFKRPGRYGVTLRVSNSAGTRTVSQEQYIRVLDGGRTLPFAMDAEEVDELEAKNIRVLNPDRDEAWALEERVSAYGNGLGSVAIPPARNYRPGSADWLILPMVDFSRDTRHQITFDWAYMSPSGVFDDTLRVMVATGCSHTFQAVWTKTGSELGLKSQVQQSNGLPTPDQWNQEVVDLSRFSGDPYVQIAIVRRSGTGNATFIDNFSVSSGVQVKPSSMFFADGRKICEGESLSFQDESSQGPTRWLWSFPGGVPASSSERNPKVRYDQAGTYAVSLTTFNDAGSHTFSQSQYVTVQAKPELVLTASKATVCQGEVVTLVGSGSALFSWEMPEGMTTPTGNSIQIHPEYDATYRIVSNNTQGCKASDEVTVRVRDARPFQVSPPEASVCPGSTVTLQVTGADEYRWQPAPGLSNTSSGLVKVTPSQTTTYVVEGTTDSGCTYRKEVPVKVENPDDLILSVGRQVICAGDTVHLSAEGAGAYTWSPASSLNMHAGNRVIASPSQTQTYTVKGTSFGGCEATRSIRIEVVNKPSIVVQASDRSPCPGATVEFNAFGAEQFRWISPEDGFSHQGANFTAQPKQPTEYIVQGISAYGCADTAKVLIKPQAGQALEVEVSKPVICAGEMSTLSVNQTGNFRWYDGAGNQVGSGSVIQVRPKREERYRVVNLSGSDCSSTGYATVKVALGGSPVASFEVDREVSCAGQSVTFTSSSSQASEYFWEFPTGIPSHSTDPNPVVKFPTAGYHTVALEVTGCRGGRDKLVREEFVVVSEAFDLNLNTFGELICQGSTVTLNASGGKTYEWSPAIGLNSTEGSTVYASPTESIEYTVTATDFEGCQVVQHIPIDVISTESALTLNHKDPVLCSGEEITLEAAGAYEYNWKASDGTTHNGPVWSVQPTKSATYLVHAVTIDGCEFQDSVVVEVRDSKAFAVRADQASLCEGEQTQISIPIPGTYQWAPNYGLSQTSGTRVTAFPRETTTYQVTGVDEMGCSHNGTVTIEVNQGSRVQLDAEKVEICAGDSTILRAKGGTSYSWGPALGLSRTVGSAIYAFPTETTTYSVVAAGAGCGAEKRITVVVHDPEPIVVTPQDARICDGSGITLEASGAKYYIWEAADGLEVIGGPSAPVKPAQTTRYTVHGMDQHGCLASGSATVRIGGGEFMRLAASTAKVCASGEVILEAEGATQYTWLSGPGISENTPANARVAIKPNQAGTYRMVGTNSQGCRDTASVRVEVARMRPEFVVSIDEIDLATESGEIHLEDKTPGATSWSWLLESEVSAEGAHLTHVFTEVGRYPITLQVSNGVCTETLRKEIRVINSSSLKEIRDEAGINIRYISENGRVRIAMKIPRKMFLNLRVLDRRSHQVLQQDLRLEPGPFLQELDLSSFEAGQYLVQISDGTELETKTITIP; encoded by the coding sequence ATGGCCACGCAACTGATGGCGCAGAATACTCGGCCATCCCAGTCCGCAGAATCCCTCGATCTCCGGGAGGTTCAAGCATCCCCGCTCTCCGTTCCCCCAGCTGGTCAAGCCAAAGTTCGGGGAGGTAGAAGGAAATGTGGCTCTCTCCAAGCTGACCAAGATCTGCGGGCCAAACATCCCGATGGGTGCGATCAACCCGAAGATTTTGAAAACTGGATGCAAGAAGGACTCAACCTACGCAAAAGAGCCCGCCAACGGGGCTCAGAGGAAGTCTACACCATTCCTGTGGTGGTCCATGTCATCTACAGCAACTATCGGGAGAATATTCCGGATGAGCAGGTCTTCTCTCAGATCGAAGTCCTTAATCAGGATTATCGCCGCAAAAATCCGGACCAAACCAATACTCCACGCCAATTCAGAAACGTAGCGGCCGATACCAAAATCGAGTTTTGCCTCGCTTCTGTGGACCCAAATGGAAACCCCACCAATGGAATCCATCGAGTCTCTATGCCGGGCGCGCCTTTCACTGAGCGCAATTTCCAGAGCCGGGTACAACCCAACACTATCTGGAATCCTGATCAATACATGAATATCTGGGTCTGCAATCTTGCAGATAACGTAGTGGGATTCGCCCAATTCCCTGCCTCCAATCGGGTCGAAGGGCTTGCGGAATTTCGCAAAACTCGCGAATCTGACGGGGTTGTGATTCACTATCAGGCCTTTGGAACCGTGGGAGCAGTCCAGTATCCATTCAACAAAGGACGTACCGCCACGCACGAAGTAGGCCATTGGCTAGGGCTGAGACATATTTGGGGTGACAATGGCTGTCTGGCAGATGACTATTGTAACGATACGCCTCCCACCGCCGAAGCCAACTACGAATGCGGGAGTCTTCCGACTGTTTGTGAATCCTTCACCGCGCCGATGATCCAGAATTACATGGATTATACGCCTGACCAGTGCATGAATCTCTTCACGCTGGAGCAAAAAGCACGGATGCGCATGGTCCTGGAAACGAGCCCTCGTAGACAAAGCCTGCTCCGTTCTGGGCGATGCAATGAAGCGGTTTTGCCGCCGACGCCCAAATTTACCGCTGACCTCACGAGCGGTTGCGGTCCGCTCAAGGTTCAATTCAAGGATTTGTCGGAGGGTAGCCAACTTTCTTACGAATGGTTTTTCACCGGAGGAAAGCCGGAGCGCTCGACAGATCGCAATCCCAAGGTGACGTTCAAGCGTCCGGGCCGGTATGGGGTGACCCTGAGAGTTTCCAATTCAGCGGGAACACGGACCGTTTCACAAGAGCAATATATCCGCGTGTTGGATGGAGGTCGTACGCTTCCCTTTGCGATGGATGCAGAGGAAGTCGATGAATTGGAAGCCAAAAATATCCGCGTACTCAATCCCGATAGAGATGAAGCTTGGGCATTGGAAGAACGCGTTTCTGCTTACGGAAATGGATTGGGATCTGTCGCAATCCCTCCTGCGAGAAACTATCGGCCGGGTTCTGCTGACTGGCTGATCTTGCCGATGGTCGACTTCTCAAGGGATACTCGCCACCAAATCACGTTCGATTGGGCATACATGAGCCCCAGCGGAGTGTTTGACGATACGCTTCGGGTCATGGTAGCGACGGGCTGTTCACATACATTTCAAGCAGTGTGGACCAAAACAGGTTCGGAATTGGGGCTTAAATCTCAAGTGCAGCAATCCAATGGGTTGCCAACGCCCGACCAGTGGAATCAAGAGGTCGTGGATTTGAGCAGATTCTCTGGAGACCCTTATGTCCAAATCGCCATCGTCCGCCGTTCAGGTACGGGCAATGCCACATTCATCGACAACTTCTCGGTTTCATCTGGGGTGCAGGTCAAACCGTCCAGTATGTTCTTCGCCGATGGCCGCAAAATCTGTGAAGGGGAGTCGCTCTCCTTTCAAGATGAATCCAGCCAAGGACCCACCCGATGGCTCTGGTCATTTCCCGGTGGAGTGCCGGCTAGCTCTTCTGAACGCAATCCCAAAGTCAGGTATGATCAAGCCGGAACTTATGCCGTTTCGCTGACTACCTTCAATGATGCGGGCAGCCATACATTTTCGCAATCTCAATACGTCACTGTTCAAGCCAAACCCGAATTGGTCCTGACTGCTTCCAAAGCTACAGTGTGCCAAGGGGAAGTAGTCACCCTGGTAGGCTCAGGAAGTGCCTTATTCAGTTGGGAGATGCCCGAAGGGATGACGACACCGACAGGGAATTCCATCCAGATTCATCCCGAATATGATGCGACCTACCGAATTGTCAGCAACAATACTCAAGGCTGTAAAGCCTCGGATGAGGTGACAGTCCGGGTACGGGACGCACGTCCTTTTCAGGTTTCTCCTCCAGAGGCCTCTGTATGTCCCGGATCGACTGTGACCTTGCAAGTGACGGGCGCAGATGAGTATCGCTGGCAACCCGCTCCGGGCCTATCCAATACTTCCAGCGGATTGGTCAAAGTGACCCCCTCCCAGACCACGACCTATGTGGTGGAAGGTACCACTGACAGCGGTTGTACCTATCGCAAGGAGGTACCTGTCAAAGTGGAAAACCCGGATGACCTGATCTTGTCCGTAGGGAGACAGGTGATCTGTGCCGGGGATACGGTCCATCTTTCGGCAGAAGGAGCTGGTGCCTATACATGGTCCCCTGCATCCTCGCTGAATATGCATGCAGGAAATCGGGTGATCGCGAGCCCCTCCCAGACCCAGACCTATACCGTAAAAGGAACCTCATTCGGCGGATGTGAAGCCACCCGTTCCATACGAATCGAAGTCGTCAACAAGCCTTCAATCGTGGTACAGGCATCAGATCGCAGTCCTTGCCCCGGTGCCACTGTGGAATTCAACGCCTTTGGTGCGGAGCAATTCCGGTGGATTTCTCCAGAGGATGGATTCTCTCACCAAGGTGCCAACTTCACTGCCCAACCCAAGCAACCTACCGAATACATCGTACAAGGAATTTCAGCTTACGGCTGTGCCGATACTGCCAAAGTGTTGATCAAACCTCAAGCAGGACAAGCCCTAGAGGTGGAAGTGTCAAAGCCCGTCATCTGTGCGGGAGAGATGAGTACGCTCAGCGTGAATCAAACCGGCAATTTCAGATGGTATGACGGAGCCGGAAATCAGGTCGGCTCAGGTAGTGTCATCCAAGTTCGCCCCAAACGAGAAGAGCGATACAGAGTGGTGAATCTCAGTGGCAGTGATTGTTCCAGTACAGGGTATGCGACCGTAAAAGTCGCGTTGGGAGGAAGTCCCGTAGCTTCCTTTGAAGTGGATCGAGAGGTTTCTTGTGCAGGTCAATCGGTGACTTTCACGAGTTCTTCGAGCCAGGCTTCAGAATATTTCTGGGAGTTTCCGACGGGAATTCCTAGCCACTCTACCGATCCCAATCCGGTCGTCAAATTCCCAACTGCAGGCTATCACACAGTTGCTTTGGAAGTAACAGGCTGCCGCGGCGGAAGAGATAAACTCGTACGCGAGGAATTCGTGGTGGTGTCAGAAGCTTTCGATCTCAATCTGAATACCTTTGGAGAATTGATCTGTCAGGGAAGCACGGTGACCTTGAATGCCTCTGGGGGAAAAACCTACGAATGGAGTCCCGCCATTGGATTGAATAGCACCGAGGGATCGACCGTTTACGCGAGCCCGACAGAATCCATCGAATACACGGTCACCGCTACCGATTTTGAAGGCTGTCAGGTGGTTCAGCATATTCCGATTGATGTCATCAGTACGGAAAGCGCATTGACCTTGAATCACAAAGATCCAGTGCTTTGCTCAGGAGAAGAGATTACGCTGGAGGCTGCTGGTGCTTACGAATACAATTGGAAGGCATCAGATGGTACCACTCATAATGGTCCCGTCTGGAGTGTTCAACCGACCAAAAGTGCCACCTACCTCGTCCACGCAGTCACCATTGATGGATGCGAGTTTCAGGATTCGGTCGTGGTGGAGGTGCGGGATTCGAAGGCATTTGCCGTGAGGGCTGATCAGGCTTCTCTCTGTGAAGGGGAACAAACTCAGATTTCCATTCCGATTCCGGGGACGTACCAATGGGCGCCTAATTATGGTCTGAGTCAGACTTCCGGCACCCGTGTGACGGCTTTCCCAAGGGAGACGACGACCTACCAAGTGACAGGTGTGGATGAAATGGGATGTTCCCACAACGGAACTGTCACCATTGAAGTGAATCAAGGTTCTCGCGTACAACTGGATGCCGAGAAAGTGGAGATCTGTGCTGGAGATTCTACAATCCTTCGTGCCAAAGGTGGAACTTCCTACAGTTGGGGACCTGCACTGGGATTGAGTCGGACCGTCGGATCGGCAATCTACGCATTCCCAACAGAGACGACCACCTATTCGGTGGTAGCTGCAGGAGCTGGCTGTGGAGCCGAAAAGCGAATTACGGTGGTGGTACATGATCCAGAACCCATCGTGGTGACTCCTCAAGATGCCCGAATCTGTGATGGATCTGGAATTACCTTGGAGGCGAGCGGAGCGAAATACTATATCTGGGAGGCCGCTGATGGCTTGGAGGTAATCGGAGGTCCAAGCGCCCCCGTCAAACCCGCTCAGACTACCCGATACACGGTACACGGTATGGATCAGCATGGCTGTCTGGCTAGCGGTTCTGCAACGGTCCGAATCGGGGGAGGAGAATTCATGCGTCTGGCGGCATCTACTGCTAAGGTCTGCGCCTCAGGCGAAGTGATTTTGGAGGCGGAAGGTGCCACGCAGTACACTTGGTTGAGTGGCCCCGGCATCTCCGAAAACACCCCCGCGAATGCTCGGGTAGCCATCAAACCCAATCAGGCAGGAACGTACCGCATGGTGGGAACCAATAGCCAAGGGTGCCGTGACACAGCTTCCGTACGAGTTGAAGTCGCCAGAATGCGTCCCGAATTTGTGGTGTCCATAGATGAGATCGATTTGGCGACCGAGTCGGGAGAGATTCACTTGGAGGACAAAACCCCAGGAGCGACTTCTTGGAGTTGGTTGCTGGAATCGGAAGTATCGGCTGAAGGTGCCCACCTCACCCACGTTTTCACGGAGGTGGGAAGATACCCGATCACCCTACAGGTCTCCAATGGCGTATGTACCGAAACGCTCCGCAAGGAAATTCGCGTCATCAATTCTTCGAGTTTGAAGGAAATCCGAGATGAGGCCGGCATCAACATTCGGTATATCTCCGAAAATGGCCGAGTCCGGATTGCGATGAAGATTCCTCGCAAGATGTTCCTCAATCTCCGGGTACTGGATCGCAGATCACATCAGGTGCTCCAGCAGGATTTGAGATTGGAGCCGGGACCGTTTTTGCAGGAATTGGACCTCAGCTCGTTCGAAGCAGGACAATATCTCGTCCAGATCAGTGACGGAACAGAATTGGAAACCAAGACCATTACGATTCCCTAA